The genomic region GCACTGATGGCAAGAAGCTCGAGAAGAAGCCCGTCAAGTTCAGCAACTTGCTGCTGGGCGCCGGTCTCAACATGTTCGAGGTGACGACCCTCGGCCAGCCTCTCGAGGTGATGAAGACCACCATGGCAGCCAACCGAAAGGACGGCATGGCAGGCGCTGTCGCCAGGATCTGGAGTCGTGGTGGCCTCTTCGGCTGTGAGTAGCCGTGGCATAGAGTGTCACTGGGAACAGTTCGCTGACAGCACCACATAGTCTACCAGGGTCTCATTCCATGGGCCTGGATTGAAGCTTCCTCCAAGGGCGCTGTCCTCCTCTTCGTCGCTTCCGAGGGTGAATACTACGCCAAGAGCTTCGGCGCGAACAACTTCGTGGCTGGTATCAGCGGTGGTATgctgggcggtctcgcgCAGGCATACGCGACCATGGGTTTCTGCACGTGCATGAAGACTGTCGAGATGACCAAACACAAGGCTGTGGCAGGAGGTGCGAAACCACCGGGCACGATGGAGACCTTCATGGGCATCTACCGTGCGGAGGGTATCAAGGGTATCAACAAGGGTGTGAACGCGGTCGCCGTGCGACAAGTCACCAACTGGGGTTCACGATTCGGTCTCAGCAGAGTTGCGTACGTTTACTGATGGGCTGGGACGCATGGGACATGGCGAGCTAACGATTTGCAGTGAGAACGGTATTCGCAGCTTCACCGGCAAGACCGACACCTCGCAGAAGCTTTCTGCTCCCGAGCGAATCTTGGCTTCTGCTCTTGGTGGTGGTCTCAGCGCGTGGAATCAGCCTATCGAAGTCGTTCGTGTCGAGATGCAATCGAAGACCGAGGACCCGAACCGTCCAAAGAAGATGACTGTCGGAAACACTTTCTCCTACATCTACAAGCAGAACGGCCTCAAAGGTCTGTACCGTGGTGTTGCGCCACGTATTGGTCTCGGTGTCTGGCAGACGGTCTGCATGGTGGCCCTTGGTGACATTGCCAAGGAGATGGTCGAGAAGGCCACAGGCGAGGCTGTCACTGCGAAGCATTAAAGATCGAGGAGCACATGGCGTTTGAGGAAAGACCTGGTAAGGGAGCGGCAGTAACATGCCACAGCTCTGCTTTCTTTGGTTATGCTGTTAGAACTGCATGAAGCATGCGTACTGGAACTGTAGAGATTTGACTGATAGAGAGGCAAGGCAATATACATCAAATGACCAGACAGGTAGAGTCGGGATGCACATCTTGCCATCCAGATCCAACACCCAGGTCGTTTTCTGACAGGTATCCGACCATTGCTGCAAGCAGTCCATGAGCAAACTATGTGGCTTTGGTCGCCAGTATAACTCGAACTGCGATGCTGCAAATGCTGACTTTTTAGTATCGCTGAAGACTGTCCTGAAGATCATAGACGAGCCGGCTACACTAAGTCAATTCAGGAAGGACGAGCTGCAACCTAGTCAGCAAGTGAGGCGGTACCACTCACATCAAGGTTTCGTCCAGTTGAAGCAGCTCAAGGTATCGCCGCCATGTCCGCCAAGTAAAGCCCGAGAGCCGGACCACATTAGTACAGTACTACATGCGTATCGTACGTCCTTTCTCAAAATCCAACAACGCAGCAAGCACGATTCCGCATTGCAGACATCCACCATGGCACGTCTTTATCCTTCCTTCACGCCAACGTACCACAACGACCAGTATCCAGCAATTGACCCACCTCAGCCGCACCTTGACTGCTCAAGCAAGATCGTCTTGATCACAGGTGCAGGACGCAACAGGCCATCGCGATAGCATTTGCTCAAGCCCACGCGAAAGGCATCGCTCTGCTAGGCCGAACCCGCTCAACCTTGAACGAGACCGCCGCGAAGGTCAGAGAGATTTCCAGCACCACAGATGTCTTCCTCGTAACAGCTGATATCACCTCCCAACCTGAAATCCAAACGGCCTTCGACTAGATAGTCGCCCACTACAACGCGGCCCCTGGCATCCTCGTCAACAACGCAGGTGGCTTCAGCGGCATAGGCTCACTAATCGATGTCAACTTCGACGAGTTCTGGCAATCCTTCGAACTCAACACTAAAGGGCCCTTACTCGTCTCCCAATGCTTCATGCGCGCCTGTCGCGACCATCAGGGTATCGACTCTCGCAAAACGCTCATCAATGTCACATCAGGCGCCGCCCACATCCCATACTTCCCAACCGGTGCCTCCTACGCCTGTTCCAAGCTGGCCAGCGCGAAGATTACAGAGTATATTCACTACGAGTATCCCGAGTGGAATGTCTTCAACCTCCAGCCGGCAGTTGTAGCGACGGATTTGGCGAGGCAGGCAGGGAGGAAGGCGCCTGATTCGCCGAGACTGCCGGCAGGGATGGCGGTGTCTTGGCGAGGGATCCGAGGGCGAGGGAGTTGAGTGGGAGATTTGTGTGGGCGAATTGGGATGTGGAGGAACTGGCGGAGCGGAAGGAGGAGATTGTGGAGAAAGAGGTTGCTGTTGCTGGGCTTAAGGGGCTTTGCGGAGGAGGAGAATGACGAGGAGTTGATTAGACGGGCGAAGAGTGTGCATAGGAATGCGGATAAGCCTGCTGAGTAAAACAGCAGTGATTCGGTACTGTATGGAAGAGTGAAATTTCTCGAAATTATCATCTCAAAAGGCAGTCATTTCATAGTAACGCTTCCATTTGTAGGCGCCACAGGCACAATCTAAGTCTATGCCTATACTTGTATCCCCGAAAGCCACCCAATTCCCTCGCAGGAGCTCCAGCGACTCCATAATGATTTTCAATGATTCTCGGCTCATGCCCTACTGCAGTCCAAACATGTCTA from Fulvia fulva chromosome 2, complete sequence harbors:
- a CDS encoding Short chain dehydrogenase citE, whose product is MARLYPSFTPTYHNDQYPAIDPPQPHLDCSSKIAIAIAFAQAHAKGIALLGRTRSTLNETAAKVREISSTTDVFLIVAHYNAAPGILVNNAGGFSGIGSLIDVNFDEFWQSFELNTKGPLLVSQCFMRACRDHQGIDSRKTLINVTSGAAHIPYFPTGASYACSKLASAKITEYIHYEYPEWNVFNLQPAVVATDLARQAGRKAPDSPRLPAGMAVNWRSGRRRLWRKRLLLLGLRGFAEEENDEELIRRAKSVHRNADKPAE
- a CDS encoding Citrate/oxoglutarate carrier protein; this translates as MSVVSTDGKKLEKKPVKFSNLLLGAGLNMFEVTTLGQPLEVMKTTMAANRKDGMAGAVARIWSRGGLFGFYQGLIPWAWIEASSKGAVLLFVASEGEYYAKSFGANNFVAGISGGMLGGLAQAYATMGFCTCMKTVEMTKHKAVAGGAKPPGTMETFMGIYRAEGIKGINKGVNAVAVRQVTNWGSRFGLSRVAENGIRSFTGKTDTSQKLSAPERILASALGGGLSAWNQPIEVVRVEMQSKTEDPNRPKKMTVGNTFSYIYKQNGLKGLYRGVAPRIGLGVWQTVCMVALGDIAKEMVEKATGEAVTAKH